One Anser cygnoides isolate HZ-2024a breed goose chromosome 6, Taihu_goose_T2T_genome, whole genome shotgun sequence genomic region harbors:
- the LOC125183754 gene encoding uncharacterized protein isoform X1, with the protein MEALYAALEGEIDTFVGHVQQCRQDFDLRALYDVLLLVLPRSPSGQVESWEHLERLAERQPGSPSPDVAGYVGWLASYLQHLRALKERFDARVVFPLCENLYVHEDSPPSASIPRLATHLFARRRSWALLLRGGPVHEQTFSPRSLHDLHGFTNTGPVVQVLRLVPDVFHQSLATAELARRWVRLHRSRYSLSPPLAPGSVQPPPCSRTPRPPSPAGLTQFWGAGSSAGVLRAQLQESQEELLALLPRAQRAAALRAQIRGVTRRIRALRLQQQCEGMGMAMEPQDVGPGGCPRHAALLEELQKRLELEEYHRSILEADWLLELEVRPILVRRIDAVSSAGCLRRHSLSQGDSRGTATCRGSGRCTERAGHPSGGRKDLCRAEEGGGEHAGGAACGQSS; encoded by the coding sequence ATGGAGGCCCTCTACGCTGCCCTGGAAGGCGAGATTGACACCTTCGTGGGGCACGTGCAGCAGTGCCGGCAGGACTTCGACCTGCGCGCCCTGTAcgatgtgctgctgctggtgctgccgcGGAGCCCCTCGGGGCAGGTGGAGAGCTGGGAGCACCTGGAGAGGCTCGCCGAGCGCCAGCCCGGCTCGCCGAGCCCTGACGTAGCTGGCTACGTGGGCTGGCTGGCCTCCTACCTGCAGCACCTGCGGGCGCTGAAGGAGAGGTTTGACGCCAGGGTGGTGTTCCCGCTGTGCGAGAACTTGTACGTGCACGAGGACTCGCCCCCCTCGGCCTCCATCCCGCGCCTGGCCACGCACCTCTTCGCCCGCCGCCGGAGCTgggcgctgctgctgcgggggggaCCTGTCCATGAGCAGACCTTCAGCCCCCGCAGCCTGCACGACCTGCACGGCTTCACCAACACAGGGCCTGTCGTGCAGGTCTTGAGGCTGGTGCCTGACGTTTTTCACCAGAGCTTGGCCACAGCAGAGCTCGCCCGGCGCTGGGTCCGTCTCCACCGGAGCCGGTACAGCCTCTCCCCGCCACTGGCTCCAGGCTCTGTGCAGCCCCCGCCTTGCAGCAGGACCCCCCGgccacccagccctgctggcttgACACAATTTTGGGGAGCGGGGAGCAGTGCCGGGGTGCTGcgagcccagctgcaggagagccaggaggagctgctggccctgctgccccgcGCGCAGCGGGCGGCCGCCCTGCGTGCCCAGATCCGCGGTGTCACCCGGCGCATCCGCGCCCTgcgcctgcagcagcagtgcgaggggatggggatggcgATGGAGCCCCAGGATGTGGgacccgggggctgcccgcgccacgctgccctgctggaggagctgcagaagcGCCTGGAGCTGGAGGAGTACCACCGCAGCATCCTGGAGGCCGactggctgctggagctggaggtcAGGCCCATCCTCGTCCGCAGGATCGATGCGGTAAGCAGTGCGGGCTGTCTCCGCAGGCACTCCCTGTCCCAGGGTGACAGCAGGGGCACTGCCACATGCAGGGGCTCGGGGAGGTGCACAGAAAGGGCTGGACATCCAtctggggggaggaaggacctctgcagagctgaggaAGGCGGCGGGGAGCATGCAGGTGGAGCAGCCTGCGGGCAGAGCTCATGA
- the LOC125183754 gene encoding uncharacterized protein isoform X2 — MEALYAALEGEIDTFVGHVQQCRQDFDLRALYDVLLLVLPRSPSGQVESWEHLERLAERQPGSPSPDVAGYVGWLASYLQHLRALKERFDARVVFPLCENLYVHEDSPPSASIPRLATHLFARRRSWALLLRGGPVHEQTFSPRSLHDLHGFTNTGPVVQVLRLVPDVFHQSLATAELARRWVRLHRSRYSLSPPLAPGSVQPPPCSRTPRPPSPAGLTQFWGAGSSAGVLRAQLQESQEELLALLPRAQRAAALRAQIRGVTRRIRALRLQQQCEGMGMAMEPQDVGPGGCPRHAALLEELQKRLELEEYHRSILEADWLLELEVRPILVRRIDAVQQRCWDLERVLRGQALAVPLRGQPRSRTATTPAPGQAQPSATSPTPAAKPSPSKNQRP, encoded by the exons ATGGAGGCCCTCTACGCTGCCCTGGAAGGCGAGATTGACACCTTCGTGGGGCACGTGCAGCAGTGCCGGCAGGACTTCGACCTGCGCGCCCTGTAcgatgtgctgctgctggtgctgccgcGGAGCCCCTCGGGGCAGGTGGAGAGCTGGGAGCACCTGGAGAGGCTCGCCGAGCGCCAGCCCGGCTCGCCGAGCCCTGACGTAGCTGGCTACGTGGGCTGGCTGGCCTCCTACCTGCAGCACCTGCGGGCGCTGAAGGAGAGGTTTGACGCCAGGGTGGTGTTCCCGCTGTGCGAGAACTTGTACGTGCACGAGGACTCGCCCCCCTCGGCCTCCATCCCGCGCCTGGCCACGCACCTCTTCGCCCGCCGCCGGAGCTgggcgctgctgctgcgggggggaCCTGTCCATGAGCAGACCTTCAGCCCCCGCAGCCTGCACGACCTGCACGGCTTCACCAACACAGGGCCTGTCGTGCAGGTCTTGAGGCTGGTGCCTGACGTTTTTCACCAGAGCTTGGCCACAGCAGAGCTCGCCCGGCGCTGGGTCCGTCTCCACCGGAGCCGGTACAGCCTCTCCCCGCCACTGGCTCCAGGCTCTGTGCAGCCCCCGCCTTGCAGCAGGACCCCCCGgccacccagccctgctggcttgACACAATTTTGGGGAGCGGGGAGCAGTGCCGGGGTGCTGcgagcccagctgcaggagagccaggaggagctgctggccctgctgccccgcGCGCAGCGGGCGGCCGCCCTGCGTGCCCAGATCCGCGGTGTCACCCGGCGCATCCGCGCCCTgcgcctgcagcagcagtgcgaggggatggggatggcgATGGAGCCCCAGGATGTGGgacccgggggctgcccgcgccacgctgccctgctggaggagctgcagaagcGCCTGGAGCTGGAGGAGTACCACCGCAGCATCCTGGAGGCCGactggctgctggagctggaggtcAGGCCCATCCTCGTCCGCAGGATCGATGCG gttCAGCAGCGCTGCTGGGACCTGGAGAGGGTGCTGCGGGGCCAGGCGCTGGCTGTCCCACTGCGGGGCCAGCCCAGGAGCAGGACAGCCACCACCCCTGCGCCTGGGCAAGCTCAGCCCTCTGCCACGAGCCCCACGCCAGCGGCCAAACCCAGCCCCAGCAAGAACCAGCGACCCTGA